The stretch of DNA CTTCGGTGCAGCACTTGGTGATGTTGCAGTAGCCGAGGCCGGCTTCGCCCCGCAACAGCGGGCGGCGATCGACGGTGTCAAGTGGGTGCATCTCAAGCTCGGCGTAGCGGATGAACATCCGAGGACCGGCGTAGTTCTCCTTGTTGCCCTCGTGGTCCCGGATCACGTGGCACACGTCCTGGCACATGAAGCACTCGATGCACTTGTGGAACTCCTGGAGGCGGTCGACGTCCTCCTGGCTCATCCGGTAGGTGCCGTCCGGCTCGCGGGGCTTGGGTGCGAAGGCGGGGACCCTCTTGGCCATCTCGAAGTTGAACGAGACGTCGGTCACCAGGTCGCGCACGATCGGGAACGTCCTGATCGGCGTCACCGTCACCGGCTCTCCCGGCTCGAAGATGTTCATCCTCGTCATGCACATGAGGCGCGGCTTGCCGTTGATCTCGGCGCTGCACGAGCCGCACTTGCCGGCCTTGCAGTTCCACCGAACGGCGAGATCGTTGGCCTGGCTGGCCTGGAGGCGGTGGATGACGTCGAGAACGACCTCGCCCTCCTCGGCATCGACCTGGTAGTCCTCGAGCGCGCCAGCGTCCGCGTCGCCGCGCCATACCCGCATGGTCACGTCCGCCATCAGTGGGGATCCTCGAGCAGGGCCTCGAGGTCGTCGGGCATCTGCGGCAGCGGCTCGGGCTCGATCGACAACTCGTCCTCCCGACGGCGGATGACCATGTTCACCTTCCCGAGCTCGTCGTCAGTCCGCGGGTAGTCCTCGCGGGTGTGACCACCTCGGGACTCCGTGCGTTGCAGCGCCGCCATCGTCAGGCACTCCGACAACGTCAGGAGGGGGTCGAGGTCGAGAGCGAGGTGCCAGCCCGGGTTGTACTGACGATGTCCTTCCACCTTGACCCGCTTGGCCCGCTCCTTGAGCGTGGCCAGCTCCT from Acidimicrobiales bacterium encodes:
- a CDS encoding succinate dehydrogenase/fumarate reductase iron-sulfur subunit, with translation MADVTMRVWRGDADAGALEDYQVDAEEGEVVLDVIHRLQASQANDLAVRWNCKAGKCGSCSAEINGKPRLMCMTRMNIFEPGEPVTVTPIRTFPIVRDLVTDVSFNFEMAKRVPAFAPKPREPDGTYRMSQEDVDRLQEFHKCIECFMCQDVCHVIRDHEGNKENYAGPRMFIRYAELEMHPLDTVDRRPLLRGEAGLGYCNITKCCTEVCPESIHITDNAIIPLKERVVDSYYDPVAWLGRKIRRRGRKATG